Proteins co-encoded in one Chrysemys picta bellii isolate R12L10 chromosome 13, ASM1138683v2, whole genome shotgun sequence genomic window:
- the LOC135975217 gene encoding uncharacterized protein LOC135975217 — translation MTLPWIAAVIIVSILKGSYGADSVTQTEGSVTISQGDPVRLNCTYQFSVPAYPFWYVQFPSQPPRLFLRDPGREDSDEGIIKGFDATHDKKDKSFQLWKLSSEPPRLAGEKSGSALQKSRDAEEMATVRDSAIVLILLFSSSMEDAVTQTQPAVSGVERESVSLDCTYETVASSYYLYWYKRPPGESLNFLIRQHSGGTKRNEAGERFSVSLEKSKSSVSLRITALEFGDAAMYFCAFSRDTVLKFLGSPEQKPDTAPLL, via the exons ATGACTCTACCTTGGATCGCAGCTGTGATAATCGTGTCTATTCTAA AAGGCAGCTATGGAGCAGACTCAGTGACCCAAACTGAAGGCAGCGTTACCATCTCCCAAGGGGACCCGGTGCGTCTGAATTGTACCTACCAATTTTCTGTCCCTGCTTATCCCTTCTGGTACGTGcagttccccagccagccccccaggcTCTTCCTGAGGGACCCGGGAAGGGAGGACTCGGATGAAGGGATCATAAAAGGGTTCGATGCCACCCACGATAAAAAGGACAAATCCTTCCAGCTGTGGAAACTGTCCAGCGAA CCTCCCAGGCTGGCTGGAGAGAAAAGCGGCAGCGCCCTGCAGAAGAGCCGAGACGCTGAGGAGATGGCCACGGTCCGGGACTCGGCCATTGTGCTGATTTTGCTTTTCA GCTCCAGCATGGAAGATGCTGTAACTCAGACCCAGCCGGCAGTGTCAGGGGTGGAGCGCGAGTCCGTTTCCCTGGACTGCACCTATGAAACTGTGGCTAgcagttattatttgtattggtaCAAACGGCCCCCCGGGGAAAGCCTTAATTTCCTTATTCGGCAACATTCTGGAGGAACAAAGAGGAATGAGGCTGGGGAGAGATTCTCTGTCAGTTTGGAGAAGTCCAAAAGCTCCGTCAGTCTGAGGATCACAGCTCTGGAGTTTGGGGACGCGGCCATGTACTTCTGCGCTTTCAGTAGAGACACGGTGTTGAAATTCCTAGGGAGCCCTGAACAAAAACCTGACACCGCTCCGCTACTGTAA